One window of Trichoderma breve strain T069 chromosome 3, whole genome shotgun sequence genomic DNA carries:
- a CDS encoding ribosomal protein l7/L12 dimerization domain-containing protein has product MLRVSCTTRRYNSTEAAAVNPKIADIVDQISKLTLLETADLVSSLKSTLNIPDMPIGGFAAAPAAAAPAAAAEEAEEAPAAPAEKTLFTLKLQSIDATAKAKIIKEVKGMLGLSLVDSKKFVESAPKMMKENVPKEDAEKIIATMKELGAVVVME; this is encoded by the exons ATGCTCCGAGTGTCATGCACAACGAGACGGTACAACTCAACCGAAGCCGCTGCCGTAAACCCCAAGATTGCCGACATTGTCGACCAGATCAGCAAGCTCACGCTGCTGGAGACTGCCGATCTCGTCTCAAGCCTAAAA AGCACGCTGAACATTCCCGACATGCCCATCGGTGGCTTCGCTGCTGCCcctgccgctgccgcccccgctgctgctgctgaggaagcCGAGGAGGCCCCTGCTGCCCCCGCCGAGAAGACTCTCTTCACATTGAAGCTGCAGTCAATCGATGCCaccgccaaggccaagatcatcAAGGAGGTCAAGGGTATGCTGGGCCTGAGTCTGGTCGACAGCAAGAAGTTTGTTGAGAGCGCAcccaagatgatgaaggagaacGTGCCCAAGGAGGACGCAGAGAAGATCATTGCCACCATGAAGGAGCTTGGTGCGGTGGTCGTGATGGAGTAA